The Elaeis guineensis isolate ETL-2024a chromosome 5, EG11, whole genome shotgun sequence DNA segment GACAATCATATATTTGATAGTTTTGACTAAAATTCATTGTAAGCACCCTCATCTACAAGTGCTTGAAACTTGTTGCCCAAGCATCAAATTTCTTACTATCTTGGAATTCATTTTCAGATTTTCTTCAGATGCTTTTTGTTTTAGTATAATTAATATTGTTACCTATTGCACAAATATATAGGGTGAACCTTGGCAATGGTATGGTTGCTTGTGGCATGGGTATCATGGGTTCGAAACATATAAACAACCTTGGCAACATTTGATCTTCTCTTAAGTCTTGTAGCGGTGGGAGTCTTGTGCACTAGcctgtcttttttttcttttttcggtTTAACCTATTGCACAAATGTTTGTTGACATGAAGTAGGGGCAATTGTTGTATAAGGCTGATTTGGAATTGGGTCACTTCACTATGAaggtctagttctttgacttgaactCGATCTAGTCCCAATATGCCATACAAGTTGGATTTCTCTTATCCAACCCAAGGTTCTCTGTGTCGGTTGGCCAATGATATCGTTCTGTACGTCCCATACTGTGCTGGAACCGATACGGCAAAGTAAGCAAAAAAATGGAGAACCAAAGAGAgatagagggagggagagaggaatgGAAGGAGGGGAAGCGGATGGGGATGTTAATAGTGGCTGTCAGAGGGCCATGGAGGCTTGGGAGGGTGGTTGAAATAGGGGCAATTGTCTATTGTCGATTTCATTGTGGAttgcgataaaaaaattttatcgcgaTCGAAATAGGGGTAGTCACCCATATTTTGACTCGTTAGATGATGGAGAGGAAGTTTCCATCCTCCAGAAGCCTCTGCAACCCTCTAGTGACCATCACTGGTATTCCTGTCCACTTttgttcctctctcctctctgtctctctctctctctctctttattttcatCTCTATGAAGGAAAACAGAGCTCTAAAGATCTCAACGGTCTTTTAATGACCTCGACAAGTCTTCGATAGTCTCTTCaaattttccttttctttttcctctcttttttcttccttctcatcGATGTGCCATTTTTGATGATGGAATTGTGCTAGTTGACCGTTGATACAGTTTGACATATCTTGAATTGGCCAATTGGAGATGGTTTGACAAACACTATCTAAACCTATTAGGGGTCCATTAGGTAGGGATGGCAACAAAACAATTATGGGTTGAGTTAGCTCTTGTAGTACCATCCTCTAATTGAAATCCCCATACTTATCCCATGACTAtctaaatctataattttttttacaaacaaattaaacaaataaaaaaatataaaaataaatttcggtACTTAAtataacatgaaacaaaaataagAGTTGAAGATATAACATACTTTCAACAACAATATAAATATggcaaataaaaatattattttttgggaAGTTAAATATCTCTTAAATTAAAAAAAGCAATCATGAAATCTTAGGAAGGAGTGTAAGTGCGGttagggtttggaaagagagatgACATGGTATAGATTGCAGGAGGAGGGGGGGGGAAGTTGACAAATAGAATCTatgtcaaaacttattttttgatCTAGTATAGGTTGTACATTGTTGCAATTCATTgaacattataattttttttttatttctttttcatagttgaATACTATTGCTAAATGAGTCTGTTTGCCTGACCGCATGATTTTCTGAGCCGTTTGGTTTGTCATACGATTCTATTtccaaataagaaaaattttttgtacaTTGTCTGCGGTGTAAAAAATCTGATGTGGAGTGCATCGTTTTGTCCTATTGAGCTATGTAACCATTGCTTTCCCACACGTATTTAATAtccgtaattttatttttttatttaaaattttaaatgatgaaaatattttttctttcgaaaaaattataacatcctgtgccgatattatgacattctacattgaaattataattttttgcataggatgtaataatttttttataaaatatcataaaaaaaaaaatattttgtcattaaaaaattttcatgtataatatcataaaagaaaaaaatatttttatcattaaaaaatttttatgtataaaaaatcataattttttttgaaaaaaaaaattttcgtcattcataattttaaataaaaaaataaaattataaatattaaatacgtTAAAAAATGATAGCTACATAATTCAATCAGAATGTGTTTCATGTCAAATTTACGTCCCAAGCAGTGTACACAAAGAAGTTCTCTTTCAAATAATGAGTTGCTTTTGTTATAAAGGTGCTACACTTCATAAGCTGTTATCCTTATAATTGTTTCAGGTGACAAATTTGATTGGACAGTTGCTTGGTTCCAACAGGCCTCCGGTGTGATATAACAGCAGTCATTAATTGATGGCAGACACTCGGATTGCTGTTGGTTGAAGTTTAACAGATACTTTGTATTTTCAAATGAATTGAAGTAGCCAGAAAATATTTGGTTGAAATATTTTGCCTAGGCGAGTATCCTCTCGTAATCGGATGGAATTTGAGAAGAACCATATTACAATTTTGCCTTCAATACAGGTTTGTCCGTCCCATGTATTGTCAGCACGGCCCAAGAGGGAGCCCATAGCTGATCATTGCTAGAAAATCTTGTCATGAAGGTCAACATGGCTCCAGGTTAATTCATCCAAAGACAGCTTGCATGATATCCAATCCGGAGTCTGTTAAATCCTATTGAATTGCATATTATTTTCGGTCGTATGAAATGGCCCAGCTAGCAAACCATGTGGTGTGAAATGCCGCATCTCTTCAACAATCTCTTTGACAAGTGAATTTCTAACAACCGATTCATTGTCATCCACGATATGGCACCTGCACTCGTTAGAAAAATAAGTCAAATGTTGCAAAAACCTGCTGAGGCAGATTAACGGCAACCAAAGAAATGAAGAATACTTGGAAAAAACGCAATAAAGCTATACATTCTTTTATTCTTTTCAGCATCCAAAACAGCAGCATCTTTGGGCATCAATGCCCGCGCCCAGACTGAGGGCAGCTGCTTCAATATGGTAATGACAGCTGCTTGAAGACTGCCGGTGGTTCTAGTCCTAATCTTGCGGCATATCATTTATCAAAGCAAATTGTGAGGCCTCCTATTCGAACTTGATGGATCTCCCGTTCATTACAAAAGCTCTCACACCCGCGTAAAGCTATGAGATACCATTTGTACAAATCTAATGCAACAAAACTCAGctgcaaataaaaaattcatgcaTTGTACATCACAATCCACTTGTTACCGGGAGCTGAGAGGCTAGGTTTAAGCTAGAATTACCGGAGCTATGAAATTGCCACTCTAGCAATATTCGCCGCTAGAAAGAACGACCAAATAACAGATCTTCTATATTACATGCATAAATCAATGTCATTAGTGTAACTACGTGCAGGTTATGGGCTGATTGTATAAACCTGTGATTGGTAATCTACTGTTATCCTGAAATCTTTAACCTGAAAAGCAGTCTCCATGTTTCTTGGAGTTCATCTCCTGCATTTGGCTGGTCCAGACATGGAAAGAAGCTGCCAGAGGAATTATAATGGTATCATGAACATATAGGAAAAAGGTGGCTAATGAGATTTTATTGTCATTCAAGAAATTACAAAATCCACGTGATCCCAATAATCAATTTAGCTGGAATTAGATATGAAAGGTAAGTGATTATTGCAGACAAGCGAGGAACAATAATGAAATTCCAGCATCCTTTGCAAAAGAAAATATTAGCTTTCAATCAGACAACAAATTAGAGAAAAGCTAGTGCCACCGGCAGGTAGTATTAGCTTTCAAGCAGATGACAAATTAGTGACTAGTGGATAGTAGCAGGTCAGCCTTAACAAATGGCAAACAGATGAAAAGCAGGAGCAAGCATGCAAATGCTATTTGATATTTCCCTAATCTACAATTCTTCTCTCCATTAAGGCCTCAACAGGAGTATGGCACAAGTTACTTTTATTGTTATACCAAACATCTCTTCCATCTCCATTCCTGACCCTTGTTtgagttcatgatttctaaagtttTAGATTAACTTTTACATCTTTGATGATAAATGTATCATGTAGTTGAAAGCAATTAAAAATTGACATATCATACATGGGATAatttttcaatgaaaggttcttGTTGTTGGTCTATAATTTAAATTCTTTCACAATCTTCCACAAGTTTGTTGAAAAAGTAGTAGTAGGAAAATGTTAAAAGATCAAGGGAATATGCACGCGCACACGCACACATATTATACTATATATGTATGTGGgaatatacgtatgtatatagtATGTGGATATGCATATACACACTTCTGCATGCAcaaacacacacatatacatacatatataaagatGGAGAAAGCTGGATTTTGCTACACTCAAGTGGATCTCCACTCGAATTAGGTCAGGTCTACATGAGACAATGAAGGTCCTACATCAATGATCCGAATCATTGATGTGATTTACCATCTTTAAATTGCTTATATACCAAAAATCATGAGATATGGCGACCTCTAACCTatgcatcaaatgatcaaaaaaaacATATATAATTTAGTATTATTTAAACCATCTATTTTTTAATTACTTCATGCATAGGCTAGGTGTCTCCGAATTATATGACTTTTGGAATGTAAGCAATTTAAAGATGGTAGAACACATCTAATGGATTGGATCATTGATGTGGAACCCTCATCTTCTAACCTAAACCAAATTAGATCTAAGTGGAGATCCATCCAAGTGTAGTCcaattcatctctctctctctctctctctgtgtatgtGTGCGTGTATGGCATATGCACATACATGTGTATGCACTATGTCAAGTGTGCACCTGCCTTATGTGCATTTTCTTTTACGTGAGCAAATGCACATGTGCATAATAGTTGTATAATGAAAGTTGAAAGCCCACTATGCTTGACTGGACAAAATTTACACATTCTTTGATGGATCAATGGGCCACATGCTAAAAGCCAAACTTTTGTTTTTGTAGTAAGCTTGTCGCTTTCtagtgatttttttaaaaaaatatatatatgatgaaTGTTTGAAATTTCAGCTGAAACCAAGGCAAAACAGGCCCTCAAAATTTACTTTCAGTTTTTTTATCTTAATTATTGCCAAAACTAACCAATTTCAATTCATTTGTATAGGTCTGAACAGTTTTCCCTTAAATCATGCATGATTATTGTGTTTAATTGTCAGTCCGGTGTACCAATATCTTCATTCCTTCACGTACATTTGGCCAAATAGGATAAATTTTGGGTCATTTTTAATTTtggttttaattaaaaaaaagggaAATGTACTCTTGGATGGTAATTCTAACCTtcacaaaatatttttgtaaGATTAAAAATGGTAATTCAGATTTGGGAGTTTGGGAGTTTGATTctaagaaactcaagaacaagatagcttttcttaaatATATGATACTTCTACAAATCTGAGAGATTTTTAAGATTTGCCCATATGATCAAGCCCCTAATATTATGGTTGCAATATTTATTGACTGATTTAGATGAAATAAAAGATTTAGGCCCTGTTTGGTGTTGTTTTTGGAGGGTCATCAAAAAGCTCTTTTGGGTGATTTTGGGACATTTGGTAAAAATTCTGAATTGACTTTCTAGTTCCTCTAAAagctgaaaaatattatttagattcagTGTTAAACAAATAATTTACAAATTAAGAATATTTTGTGATTATAGTTTTTGATAGTACAATAGTTAGACAATTAAAAACTCTACGTAATATCCTCTATTATTATTTCTTGATACTAAAAGCATTTTTTTAGTTTAGTAACCAAACAGATATTGAAATTTCATAGCACTTTAGAAATATAGTTATCAAATAGCAAACAACTCTACTATCCAAAGCTCTACAGACAAAAGCTCTACTACCTAGCAAGACTTTAATTCCTCTTGTTTCATCTTCACAAGATGCATTTGCAAGTGATAAACAAATCTATGAAGGATCCACATTATAACTAATGCAAGGCAAGTCTTCACTAAACGAACTCTAAAAATTTCAGCGTTCAGTTTCACCTTAGTTTTAATCATGTAACTTTTGTTTGTTGATATTTTAATGATAAACAGTTTCTTACTCTACATTACGGGTGAAAATGAGTTGAGCTGCTCACGAGCTACTCGAGCTCGACTCAAATCTAAGCTCAACTAGACTCATCTACTATTGAGCTCGAgtagctcaaataatttttttgaattgaaCTCAAGTAACAAGATACTTACCTCGAAGAATTTTCAACCTATTcaagtttatatatattttaataatattattattttatttataatatatatatatatatatatatatatattatgagtAGGTTAAGATTCGAATTTAGGCTCAAAGTCGAGTTCAAGTATGGCTCAATTTATATTCAAGTCAAGTCGAGTCCATCTcgagtattattttttttttatggagtcGAGCTCAAGATTGGAATACTAAGGCTCGATTGATCTCAAGTTGAGTTTTgagttcaaatattttgaatcgaatcaagcTCAAGCCTCTAGCTACTAGACTCGACTCAATTGCACCCCTACTCTGCATACATAGCTATGTGCACTAAATTACTATTTTTCACCTATCAAAAGTTACACTAAAAGAATATATAAGGAAAAATCGGGAGGGTAACCATATGATAGAGATAAAAGAGAGTCTAGAACAACCTCCAAGATAAATCTATTCAGGTACCTCGTGAAATAGAAATAAAGAAGCAACTACTAGTCAAAACTATCTAGAGAAAGTGATAAAAGGAGCTGAAGATTTTTAAACCTCATTGGCAACTCCCTCACAATCCTCATATCCAAACTTCTCTAATATTTCATGTCTAGCAGTTAAGGTCCAAACTGGCACAATCTTCCCCAGGGGGAGATACAGAGAGCATCTGCATTGAGGTTGCAGGACAATGTGAAATATCCACAAGTATATGAGGGTAGCTGCTAAGTAAAATTGAATTGGTATCATGCACCCTTCATCAAGAATTAGAAcagtaaaataaaacaaaaactaATGTTACCTCCCAATTCTGAACAGAAAAGTGAGTGGAGTTTATACAGGAAATTAATGACAATATCTACAATTAGAAAATTGTACAGAAAATTGCACTTGTAAATAAACAGAGCATCCCATATATACTACTACAAATCTATAACCACAAGAAACAAACAAGGATCATGCAATCTAAAGTGAAATTTAATGACAAGGAAATAAAGGTTCATTCCAGCAATATTGGAAGCAATGACCATGAAGATCTTAGGGAAGAAGAACAGGATAACTGCATGATTTCTAGTTTCAGGTGCTAACTGCTAGACTATGTGCAAGAAAACTTTTACAAATACAGAAGGAAGTAATTCAATCAATTCAATTTGTGTGGCAGCAAGGAGATCCTTAACAGTACAGGGATAACTGCATATCTCTATATTAAGGTACTAAATAGTGTGCACTGAAAACTTTAGAATGGATACGGAAGAGAACACATTCAATTCACACAGCAGCAAACAGATCCTTTTAAATTCCAAAGCAAGTTCTACATAGAAAGTCCTACCTCTGAATCTTTCTAAAGAGATGTAAGAGCAGTTATCGGTGACTTCATATTTGGCCTCTCATAAGCCAACAGTGAGAAGCTAACCGCACTAACCCAGTTCCATTGGCATTCAAGGAATGCCCCTCTAAGATCAGAAACTTCTTACCATGTATGAGGTCAAGTGCCTGCGGCGAAGAGATCTCACTTTGTACTTTTACTGTTGAAAATACAAATTGCAATGGGACAACTGCTTTTCCACATACAAATGGATAAAGCACAAGCAATGTAAAAAACAAGGATTCTTCTACTTATCCATCAATAAAAATCAAAAGGTAGAGACAGCCAATGACAATTATCCTTCGTGCATTGTAGGCTAGCCTACAGAAACCTACCATAAATAGCTTAATAAAAAACCTAAAAGATAAGCCCACTGACTTTGACGCACATGCACTTTCTAAACACAAATGCCACCCCTTATACCTTGACAATGGTGTGAGGTGCTTTTATGCTCcattattcaatataaaataataaaacaatTTAACTCCACATCTACCCTTCTCTACTTCGAAGCACAAAATACCAAGAACAGATAATAGCTTTTGCATGCCCTGAATGAAACAGatagatcaaaataaaaaagaaaaagaaaaggaatggAGGCTGAAGTGGGCGTAGAGAAAGCTCTCAAAGAAACAACCAGAGAAAGTTTGCTTTGTGGAAATCATTTTGGAAATATAGAAAGTCTGTCAGCACCCCTGCTCTCAGATCCAGACCTTGAATATAATTTATCTCAAACAACATATTCACTAGAGTTCTGTTTGTCTCCACTCACAGAGGAATTACAACAGTGATATTGAAAACATCAACCGATAGGTAACAGGAAAAATTGTGCATAACCCTCCACAACAGGTGCATTTATCCATGCATCATGAAGCCTAGGAAAAGGATGCTAAATTTAAGCAGCTCTCTCGGAAAGGATGCACTGTTGGTTGACCAGGATTATCTTAGCAAGCAGCAGTCACACTTTTACTTCAACATAAGCCTAAAAAGATTTCCTTACACCACCTTTCTAAGAGAATACAGAAGGTCATGCAGGTTCCTTTGGTGCAGCTAAAAAGGGAAAGTTTCTTGAGCATCACAAAGTTGATGGTCAAATTAATGTATATATATCTTTGCAGCAAAACAAACAGCCTAAACTGACAAACAGAGGTGGATATTTGACTTCCACAAACAAATATGCATGTCCAGTATGGATGCATGCTCATATATACAGTATATTTTAGACTATCCTGATGCATGTCTATTTATTAGGTGTCACATAAACATGCATGTCACACAGCATCATGTAGTATCTGGAGGTCACGCATAAAGGGCTCCTTCTGTGCACCAAATACTAacttaaaaataaatagagagagagagagatgggattTCTGTATTTCTATTATTGGTGCCACACAGAGTGACATCTAAGCAAATCCATTAGATTAATGGCCGAAAGAGAGGTTTCAGTTCAAAATCAACATGTCAAGCACTGAAGCCATTCACTACAGCGAGCAGTTCTAACTGTTGATCCACGCAAGGCCGCTTTTGTACATCATCAATTATTAGTTAATGTGCCTTGAATCATTTGTGCGCATGATTTGAGATATTGTTCTTTCTAAGCCCCAGAAAGGTGATATACTCCATGCTTTTGGGGACAAGTTGCCATCTGCACAGTAAGGTCAAAATCTATTAGTATCTTACATGGAAATTGTTTCTCGGTCCCTTGAAGCTGGACAACATTTTTAACATTCTACCTTGTCATGGCTTTATTAATTAGAGTTTTTATTGAATGAGTAGTCATATGATAGGATCATGACATCAGTAGCATCAAAAAGGCATGCACTTGCAGAACAAAATCATCACCATCCAATAGATTATATCAATTTACTTTGTGGTGAGCATTAGCATATCCTTAAGTCTACCTACAAATACTTTAAAAGGGGCATCCATCTGGCAGCAAAATGGACTCTAGATACAGCAAATGAAATGCATTCACCATCACTCTCTCTACAACCAGATTCATTCCATTTGAAAGTCCCCACCTGCTAGCAGTTCCAACCAGCAAAAATATCAGTATAGCATGTTAAGATTTTGCTGTATACATGGTCAGTGAAATTACAGAAATATGGTTCCATTGGAGGGGACCACATGCATGGAAAATCCAGTTCTCATCCTTCAGAAGCCTGTATATAGCTTTTTTAAGTTATTGATTTTAGTGATGTGCTTATTAAAACAGCATGGACATAAACCTAACAAAAGCTTCCAAACCATTAAGCGTAAATTACTTCTATAAAATGCTATTATCAAACTTTAGCTTGAGATAGATTTGGGAAGTAAAGAACTCACATGACTTTGGGCAATATGCTTTCCCCTAAGAAGGTCAAGCAAAAGAGTTCCAAAGCTGTATACCATGCTCTCTGCTGTCACTCTTCctgccaaatcaaacaaataaggaATGAATGATGCTTTCCAAACTTGAAcaatatagaaactcttttttgtgCAGAATAGACAGTCCACTGAATTCAATAGTCAAGAAGGATAATGAAACTAGTTGCATGGAGATTTTAGCAATTCTGTTACTGCTCCAATGCAAGCTAAGGAACTTATTACTGATTCAAGAGGACAGAACCATgtgaaatggagtgctcaaaacAATAAAATACTCCTTAGTCATGAtgttgaaaatgacattctttcTGATGCCATTTTCTATAATATCAACATTTCTTCTCAACATACAGCATGGTGACCACATGCATCATTGAATTAGGCAATCAAAGACGTGCGAGAAATACTGTACTCAAATGAGTTTAAGATAATAAAGTGCCTAGACATAGAAAATGCATGAAAGTGATTGCATTTATCCAAATCAATGGATGTGACAGAACATAAAACCTTTTTTCTTTGCCAACCGAAAACCATGTCAATCTAACCTGGCCTGAGGTACTCCAGAGGCAAGGAAGGCCAAGTTGGTACCATAGCTCTTTCCATCTCTACAGTTCTTCATGGGGCCAGAACAGGACAGCCGGCAATTATCCTCCTATCAAATGCCCGATGGCAAAACAGCAAATAGCAACAAACACAGCACCATTATGAGAAGCCAATAGTAAGACACACCAATACCTCAGCGATGATCGAAGAGAACTCTGTATGAATCGAAATTGTGATATAGTGTCCACCCTGCTGGTGCAATACTCCAAAACTTTGTGCTAAATACAGTGCTACTGTTATTCTCATTGCCCAACTCATGGGCTGTGTATCCTCTCTAATACACCATTATCATCAGCACCCCCATTCATTTGCGATTAAAAAATGCTGATCCTGTGATCCTGCACACATTACCATCTCAGTTCAAATATAGGAACATACACAGAGCAGTAGATCAGGTGGAACCAAAAGACCTGGTTTTGGAAGTGGTAAAGAAGTCTCTTTCTTTTGATAACTAAATTTGTCAATATAGATCACAGATCTATGAAATCATGCCCAAATATATTTTGGAATATCTAAAATTACTCTACATAAATCTGTAAGTACCGATGTACCATAACCACTAACCACCATCAGTTTCCAAAATTGATTCAAGAAATATGACTCTATATAGCATAGCAGCATAGAACAAGAGAATCTATGAAGTATGGTGCGAGGAATTCATCTGTCATAGCATCCAGTTATTTGTCGATATAAATCAAGAAAATGGTGCCTGAAAGAGTGACCTGACTATGTAAAATTATTCtgc contains these protein-coding regions:
- the LOC105032594 gene encoding serine/threonine-protein kinase BSK3 isoform X1, coding for MERAMVPTWPSLPLEYLRPGRVTAESMVYSFGTLLLDLLRGKHIAQSHQVGTFKWNESGCRESDGECISFAVSRVHFAARWMPLLKYLCSLYLPLGKIVPVWTLTARHEILEKFGYEDCEGVANELLSMSGPAKCRR
- the LOC105032594 gene encoding serine/threonine-protein kinase BSK3 isoform X2, whose protein sequence is MERAMVPTWPSLPLEYLRPGRVTAESMVYSFGTLLLDLLRGKHIAQSHVGTFKWNESGCRESDGECISFAVSRVHFAARWMPLLKYLCSLYLPLGKIVPVWTLTARHEILEKFGYEDCEGVANELLSMSGPAKCRR
- the LOC105032594 gene encoding uncharacterized protein isoform X5; its protein translation is MLLKDENWIFHACGPLQWNHISQVGTFKWNESGCRESDGECISFAVSRVHFAARWMPLLKYLCSLYLPLGKIVPVWTLTARHEILEKFGYEDCEGVANELLSMSGPAKCRR
- the LOC105032594 gene encoding uncharacterized protein isoform X6; this encodes MLLKDENWIFHACGPLQWNHISVGTFKWNESGCRESDGECISFAVSRVHFAARWMPLLKYLCSLYLPLGKIVPVWTLTARHEILEKFGYEDCEGVANELLSMSGPAKCRR
- the LOC105032594 gene encoding serine/threonine-protein kinase BSK3 isoform X3; the protein is MERAMVPTWPSLPLEYLRPGRVTAESMVYSFGTLLLDLLRGKHIAQSHQVGTFKWNESGCRESDGECISFAVSRVHFAARWMPLLKYLCSLYLPLGKIVPVWTLTARHEILEKFGYEDCEGVANEV
- the LOC105032594 gene encoding serine/threonine-protein kinase BSK4 isoform X4; the encoded protein is MERAMVPTWPSLPLEYLRPGRVTAESMVYSFGTLLLDLLRGKHIAQSHQVGTFKWNESGCRESDGECISFAVSRVHFAARWMPLLKYLWQLVPKSMEYITFLGLRKNNISNHAHK